Proteins from a genomic interval of Bradyrhizobium sp. CCGB01:
- a CDS encoding cupin domain-containing protein, whose product MRENIVGRANVEDTPELKAYYKDLEKYEAGALWTVANKIEPWEPQSASVPVLWRYSDLREHVLRSVELVSPEKAGRRVIYLNNPGRRDVSAAVGWLYSGLQVMHPGEVATAHAHSASALRFIMEGAGAYTVVDGHKMTLGARDFVLTPNGTWHEHGVEGNGSVCIWQDGLDIPLVNALEANFFAVHPKVQQEESGYPVDDMTKTWGNPGLRPAASPWSKGYSPMFKYEWEPTYDSLRKYAAATDGSPYDGILMNYVNPITGGHVMQTIGASMQLLRPGERTKSHRHTGSFIYQVAKGSGYSVIGGKRFEWQERDIFCVPSWAWHEHGNTSQSEDACLFCFNDLPVIEGLGFYREEAYGDNAGHQPIAA is encoded by the coding sequence ATGCGCGAAAACATCGTCGGCCGGGCCAATGTCGAGGACACGCCCGAGCTCAAGGCCTATTACAAGGACCTCGAAAAATACGAAGCCGGCGCCTTGTGGACGGTCGCCAACAAGATCGAGCCATGGGAGCCGCAATCGGCGTCCGTTCCCGTGCTCTGGCGCTACAGCGATCTGCGCGAGCATGTGCTGCGCTCGGTCGAGCTGGTCTCGCCGGAGAAGGCCGGGCGGCGGGTGATCTACCTCAACAATCCTGGCCGCCGCGACGTGTCGGCTGCCGTCGGCTGGCTCTATTCGGGATTGCAGGTGATGCATCCCGGCGAGGTCGCAACTGCGCACGCGCACTCTGCTTCAGCTCTGCGCTTCATCATGGAAGGGGCGGGTGCCTATACCGTCGTCGACGGACACAAGATGACGTTGGGGGCGCGGGATTTCGTGCTCACGCCGAACGGCACCTGGCACGAGCACGGCGTCGAGGGCAACGGCTCGGTCTGCATCTGGCAGGACGGGCTCGACATTCCGCTGGTCAATGCGCTGGAAGCGAACTTTTTCGCGGTCCATCCGAAGGTTCAGCAGGAAGAATCCGGTTATCCCGTGGACGACATGACCAAGACCTGGGGCAATCCGGGCCTGCGGCCGGCAGCCTCGCCATGGTCGAAGGGCTATTCCCCGATGTTCAAATATGAGTGGGAACCGACCTACGACTCCTTGCGGAAATATGCCGCGGCAACCGATGGATCGCCGTACGACGGCATTCTCATGAACTACGTCAATCCGATCACCGGCGGACACGTGATGCAGACGATCGGCGCGAGCATGCAATTGCTGCGGCCGGGCGAGAGGACGAAGTCGCATCGGCATACCGGAAGTTTCATCTACCAGGTCGCCAAGGGCAGCGGCTATTCCGTGATCGGCGGCAAGCGCTTCGAGTGGCAGGAGCGCGACATCTTCTGCGTTCCGTCCTGGGCATGGCACGAGCACGGCAATACGTCCCAGAGCGAGGACGCCTGCCTGTTCTGCTTCAACGATCTGCCCGTCATCGAAGGTCTCGGCTTCTACCGGGAAGAGGCCTATGGCGACAATGCGGGCCACCAGCCGATTGCCGCCTGA
- a CDS encoding fumarylacetoacetate hydrolase family protein, with the protein MRFVTYTTGSSGPRLGVLVSGLVVDVERLGASRGLEWPSDMLSFIDNGVTLLPALRDCLESANGRLPTGSAVPVEDVKLQAPIPRPRKNIFGIGLNYRAHVAESAKSLDTSKDLPKQPVVFSKPPTSVIGPGAAIHHNAKMTQQLDWEVELAVIIGKTATRIPVEKAMDHVFGYSVMIDISARDNRRAGQWIFSKGMDTYAPFGPCIVTADEIPNPHDLRLWLTKNGVMKQDSNTRYMIFDIPVLIADISSGMTLEPGDIIATGTPEGVGAGMSPQEWLWPGDVVEAGVDGVGVIRHPVVAI; encoded by the coding sequence ATGCGTTTTGTCACCTACACCACGGGCTCCAGCGGACCCCGCCTCGGGGTTCTCGTCAGCGGATTGGTCGTCGACGTCGAGCGCCTCGGTGCGTCGCGTGGCCTTGAATGGCCGAGCGACATGCTCTCGTTCATCGACAACGGTGTGACGTTGCTCCCGGCGCTGCGAGACTGTCTGGAAAGCGCCAATGGACGCCTGCCGACCGGCTCCGCCGTCCCGGTCGAGGACGTCAAGCTGCAGGCGCCGATCCCCCGCCCGCGCAAGAACATCTTTGGCATCGGGCTGAACTACCGCGCGCATGTTGCCGAATCCGCCAAGAGCCTCGATACCAGCAAGGACCTGCCGAAGCAGCCGGTGGTGTTCTCGAAGCCGCCGACATCGGTGATCGGCCCGGGCGCCGCAATTCACCACAACGCGAAGATGACGCAGCAGCTCGACTGGGAGGTCGAGCTCGCCGTCATCATCGGCAAGACCGCGACGCGCATCCCGGTCGAGAAGGCGATGGACCACGTCTTCGGCTATTCGGTGATGATCGACATTTCCGCGCGCGACAATCGCCGCGCCGGCCAGTGGATCTTCTCCAAGGGCATGGACACCTATGCGCCGTTCGGCCCCTGCATCGTGACGGCGGACGAGATTCCCAATCCGCATGATCTGCGGCTCTGGCTGACCAAGAACGGGGTCATGAAGCAGGACTCCAACACCAGATACATGATCTTCGATATTCCGGTCCTCATTGCCGACATCTCGTCGGGGATGACGCTCGAGCCTGGCGACATCATCGCGACCGGGACGCCCGAGGGCGTCGGCGCGGGGATGAGCCCGCAGGAATGGCTGTGGCCGGGCGACGTCGTGGAAGCCGGCGTCGACGGCGTCGGTGTCATCAGACACCCGGTTGTCGCGATCTGA
- a CDS encoding thioesterase family protein has protein sequence MTSFSFDRELRFGDCDPSGIAYFPSYLNILNGVVEEFWATIGFPWPELITVRKIGTPTVHLTCDFSRPSRFGDLLTFELGVGRVGGSSLHLEHVVSGADGMRWRARQILAATSLVHHHAIPWPDDVRAALVAHMNADETTEAAPS, from the coding sequence ATGACGTCGTTCTCGTTCGACCGCGAACTGCGCTTCGGGGACTGCGATCCCTCGGGGATCGCGTATTTTCCGTCCTATCTGAACATCCTCAACGGCGTCGTCGAGGAATTCTGGGCGACGATCGGCTTTCCCTGGCCGGAGTTGATCACGGTCCGGAAGATTGGAACGCCTACGGTGCATCTGACCTGCGACTTCTCGCGGCCGTCGCGGTTCGGCGATCTCCTCACGTTCGAGCTCGGCGTCGGCCGGGTGGGGGGATCATCGCTGCATCTGGAGCATGTCGTCTCGGGCGCAGATGGCATGCGCTGGCGTGCCCGCCAGATCCTTGCCGCGACCTCGCTCGTGCATCACCATGCCATTCCATGGCCGGATGATGTCCGCGCCGCGCTCGTGGCGCACATGAATGCCGACGAGACAACCGAAGCGGCTCCATCATGA
- a CDS encoding NAD(P)/FAD-dependent oxidoreductase has product MLDTTLTARVQVFLDRFEAALATGDLDAAVGMFAPECYWRDLVTFTWNIKTMEGRDQIRDMLAHSLAHVKPRSWKVAEGETPTEAGGVTESWISFETEVARGYGLIRLQNGQIWTLLTTMAELKGHEEKAGFSRPLGARHGVNPGAKTWKELRDEEVEQLGSKTQPYALIIGGGQGGIALGARLRQLGVPTIIVEKNARPGDSWRNRYKSLCLHDPVWYDHLPYIDFPKNWPVFSPKDKIGDWLEMYTKVMELNYWTNTTAKHASWDDTKKEWTVVLERDGKEITLRPKQLVFATGMSAKPNMPKIKGMETFKGEQHHSSRHPGSDGCKGKKVVVIGSNNSAHDICAALYEAGVDVTMVQRSTTHIVRSDSLMESIADLYSERAVRSGMTTAKADLIFASLPYRILNQFQKPVYDKIRQDDAAFYAGLEKAGFRLDFGDDDSGLFMKYLRRGSGYYIDVGASQLIIDGKIKLFAGQVEEIMPNGVRLDNGTELPADVIVYATGYSSMNGFVADLVSREVADKVGKVWGLGSNTTKDPGPWEGEQRNMWKPTQQEGLWFHGGNLHQSRHYSQFLSLQLKARQEGIPTPVYGLETVHHKA; this is encoded by the coding sequence ATGCTCGACACCACGCTTACCGCGCGCGTCCAGGTTTTCCTCGACAGGTTTGAAGCTGCGCTTGCGACGGGCGATCTCGACGCTGCCGTGGGAATGTTCGCGCCAGAATGCTACTGGCGCGACCTTGTTACCTTCACCTGGAACATCAAGACAATGGAGGGCCGCGATCAGATACGCGACATGCTCGCGCATAGCCTCGCGCATGTGAAGCCGCGGAGCTGGAAGGTCGCTGAGGGTGAAACGCCAACCGAGGCCGGCGGCGTGACCGAGTCCTGGATCTCGTTCGAGACCGAGGTCGCGCGCGGATATGGTCTCATCCGCCTGCAGAACGGTCAGATCTGGACGCTCTTGACGACCATGGCTGAACTCAAGGGCCATGAGGAAAAGGCTGGCTTCAGCCGGCCGCTCGGCGCCAGGCACGGCGTCAATCCTGGCGCCAAGACCTGGAAGGAACTGCGTGACGAGGAAGTCGAGCAACTCGGATCCAAGACCCAGCCATATGCACTGATCATCGGTGGCGGGCAGGGCGGCATTGCGCTCGGGGCGCGGCTGCGCCAGCTCGGTGTGCCGACGATCATCGTCGAAAAGAACGCGCGCCCCGGCGATTCCTGGCGCAACCGTTACAAGTCGCTCTGCCTGCACGACCCCGTCTGGTACGATCACTTGCCCTACATCGATTTCCCCAAGAACTGGCCCGTGTTCTCGCCGAAGGACAAGATCGGCGATTGGCTGGAAATGTACACCAAGGTCATGGAGCTGAACTATTGGACGAACACCACGGCCAAGCACGCCAGTTGGGACGACACCAAGAAGGAATGGACCGTCGTTCTCGAACGTGATGGCAAGGAGATCACGCTGCGGCCCAAGCAGCTTGTGTTCGCGACCGGCATGTCGGCCAAGCCGAACATGCCAAAAATCAAAGGAATGGAAACCTTCAAGGGCGAGCAGCACCATTCCTCACGCCATCCCGGCTCGGACGGCTGCAAGGGCAAGAAAGTGGTGGTGATCGGCTCGAACAATTCGGCCCATGACATTTGCGCAGCGCTGTACGAGGCGGGCGTCGACGTAACCATGGTGCAGCGCTCCACGACACACATTGTGCGCTCGGACTCGCTGATGGAGAGCATCGCCGATCTTTATTCCGAACGAGCCGTCCGGAGCGGAATGACGACGGCGAAGGCCGATCTGATCTTTGCCTCACTGCCCTACCGGATTTTGAATCAGTTTCAGAAGCCGGTCTACGACAAGATCCGCCAGGATGACGCCGCTTTCTATGCCGGGCTGGAGAAGGCGGGCTTCAGGCTCGACTTTGGTGACGACGATTCCGGGCTGTTCATGAAATATCTGCGCCGGGGCTCAGGCTATTACATCGATGTCGGCGCCTCTCAACTCATCATTGACGGCAAGATCAAGTTGTTCGCTGGCCAGGTCGAGGAAATCATGCCTAACGGCGTCAGGCTCGACAACGGCACAGAATTGCCGGCGGACGTGATCGTCTATGCCACCGGCTACAGCTCGATGAATGGCTTTGTCGCCGATCTCGTAAGTCGAGAAGTGGCCGACAAGGTCGGCAAGGTCTGGGGCCTCGGCTCGAATACGACAAAGGACCCCGGTCCATGGGAAGGCGAGCAGCGCAACATGTGGAAGCCGACACAGCAGGAAGGACTATGGTTCCACGGCGGCAATCTGCATCAGTCACGACACTATTCGCAATTCCTTTCCCTGCAGTTGAAGGCGCGCCAAGAGGGCATCCCAACGCCGGTCTATGGCCTGGAAACTGTCCATCACAAGGCCTGA
- a CDS encoding ABC transporter ATP-binding protein has protein sequence MSEMFSMRDVTVCYDNVEAVRNVSLSVEEGQIVTVIGPNGAGKTTLLMAAIGLLASRGRMVFQGGDIGKMSVEDRVERRLCLVPEKRELFSDMSVADNLLLGSYSLRDRSGVQKTLDEVYDRFPRLKERQRQAAGTLSGGERQMLALGRALMAKPKLLMLDEPSLGLAPLIVREIFRTIASLRDLGVSILLVEQNARAALETADYGYVLETGEVVQSGPAKDLIHDPRLITAYLGGH, from the coding sequence GTGAGCGAGATGTTTTCCATGCGAGACGTGACCGTCTGCTACGACAACGTCGAGGCGGTTCGCAACGTGTCGCTGTCGGTCGAAGAAGGACAGATCGTCACCGTCATCGGCCCGAACGGCGCCGGCAAGACCACGCTGCTGATGGCGGCGATCGGACTGCTCGCCTCGCGCGGCCGCATGGTCTTTCAGGGCGGCGACATCGGAAAAATGTCGGTCGAGGACCGCGTCGAGCGCCGGCTCTGCCTCGTCCCGGAAAAGCGCGAGCTGTTTTCCGACATGTCGGTCGCCGACAATCTCCTGCTCGGCTCCTACAGCCTGCGCGACCGCTCGGGCGTGCAGAAGACGCTCGACGAGGTCTACGACCGCTTCCCGCGCCTGAAGGAGCGGCAGCGCCAGGCCGCCGGCACGCTCTCCGGCGGCGAGCGCCAGATGCTGGCACTCGGGCGCGCGCTGATGGCCAAGCCGAAACTGCTCATGCTGGACGAGCCGAGCCTCGGTCTCGCACCACTGATCGTCCGCGAGATCTTTCGCACCATCGCCTCCTTGCGCGACCTCGGCGTCTCCATCCTGCTGGTCGAGCAGAACGCCCGCGCCGCGCTCGAGACGGCCGATTATGGCTATGTGCTGGAGACCGGCGAGGTCGTGCAGTCAGGCCCGGCCAAGGACCTCATCCACGATCCCCGGCTGATCACGGCCTATCTCGGCGGGCACTGA
- a CDS encoding ATP-binding cassette domain-containing protein — protein sequence MTRLHVQLAAMAAVVCLALAPFVLSPFSITLMNYIGIYSLVAIGLALLTGVGGIVSFGQAAFVGVAAYATAWVSALNGYSPWLGLVFGVALTCGVAAILGVVTLRLQGHFLSLSTVAWGLAIGFLFGNVEGLGRFNGISSIPPISIGSFALVTSAQIYFLIWGIVATVLFLGYNLLDSRLGRAMRALRGGNTLVESLGINAFRIKLVTFVIAAFLAALSGWLYAHMSRFISPGPFDAGMGIEYLMMSMVGGAGSLLGGVVGAAIVTLLKNSVQDYLPLIAKGASGQLEIVAFSGLFILFLQWARQGIVPFVARYLPKIQRERPQPAPPLPRRTQPTPGELLLKVDGAERRFGGLIAVNKVSFEVRSGEILAVIGPNGAGKSTMFNCLTGALRVNKGEIVFAGRPITREAQSRIAKAGIARTFQHVKLRPRMSLLENVMLGTYARTDTGLLAGAFRLNQREEASARHEALTQLERVGLGDKPFELAGNLPLGNQRILEIARALAADPTLLVLDEPAAGLRRQEKLRLAELLRSLRADHLTILIVEHDMEFVMSLVDRIVVLDFGSKLCEGAPSAIRSDERVQEAYLGGVA from the coding sequence ATGACGCGCCTTCATGTTCAGCTTGCGGCGATGGCCGCAGTGGTGTGCCTGGCACTCGCGCCCTTCGTGCTCAGCCCCTTCAGCATCACGCTGATGAACTACATCGGCATCTATTCGCTCGTCGCCATCGGGCTCGCGCTCCTCACTGGCGTCGGCGGCATCGTGTCGTTCGGACAGGCGGCATTCGTCGGCGTCGCAGCCTATGCGACCGCCTGGGTCTCGGCACTCAATGGATATTCGCCGTGGCTTGGGCTCGTGTTCGGCGTGGCACTGACCTGCGGCGTCGCGGCGATCCTCGGCGTCGTCACCCTGCGGCTTCAGGGCCATTTCCTCTCGCTCTCGACCGTCGCCTGGGGTCTCGCCATCGGCTTCCTGTTCGGCAATGTCGAGGGGCTCGGCCGCTTCAACGGCATCTCCTCGATCCCGCCGATCAGCATCGGCTCGTTCGCGCTGGTCACCAGCGCGCAGATCTACTTCCTGATCTGGGGCATCGTCGCTACCGTACTGTTCCTCGGCTACAACCTGCTGGACTCCAGGCTCGGCCGCGCCATGCGGGCGCTGCGCGGCGGCAACACGCTGGTCGAGAGCCTCGGCATCAACGCCTTCCGGATCAAGCTCGTGACCTTCGTGATCGCGGCCTTCCTCGCCGCGCTCTCGGGCTGGCTCTACGCGCATATGAGCCGCTTCATCAGCCCGGGCCCGTTCGATGCCGGCATGGGCATCGAATATCTGATGATGTCGATGGTCGGCGGCGCCGGCAGCCTGCTCGGCGGCGTCGTCGGTGCTGCCATCGTCACCCTGCTCAAGAACAGCGTGCAGGACTATCTGCCGCTGATCGCCAAGGGCGCGTCGGGGCAACTCGAGATCGTCGCCTTCTCCGGGCTGTTCATCCTGTTCCTGCAATGGGCGCGGCAGGGCATCGTGCCCTTCGTCGCGCGCTATTTGCCGAAGATCCAGCGCGAGCGGCCGCAGCCCGCGCCGCCCCTGCCCCGCCGTACGCAGCCGACGCCGGGCGAGCTGCTGTTGAAAGTCGACGGCGCCGAGCGCCGCTTCGGCGGTCTCATCGCGGTGAACAAGGTCAGCTTCGAGGTGCGGTCGGGCGAAATCCTCGCCGTCATCGGCCCCAACGGCGCCGGCAAGAGCACGATGTTCAACTGCCTGACCGGCGCGCTCAGGGTCAACAAGGGCGAGATCGTCTTCGCGGGACGGCCGATCACCCGCGAGGCGCAATCGCGCATCGCCAAGGCCGGCATCGCGCGGACCTTCCAGCACGTCAAGCTGAGGCCGCGCATGAGCCTCCTGGAAAACGTGATGCTCGGCACCTACGCCCGCACGGACACGGGCCTGTTGGCCGGTGCGTTCCGTCTCAACCAGCGCGAGGAAGCCAGTGCCCGGCACGAGGCCTTGACGCAGCTCGAACGTGTCGGGCTCGGCGACAAGCCGTTCGAGCTCGCCGGCAATCTGCCGCTCGGCAACCAGCGTATCCTGGAGATCGCGCGCGCGCTCGCCGCGGACCCGACGCTGTTGGTGCTCGACGAGCCGGCGGCCGGCCTGCGCCGCCAGGAGAAGCTGCGCCTTGCCGAGCTGCTGAGGTCGCTGCGGGCGGACCATCTGACCATTTTGATCGTCGAGCACGACATGGAGTTCGTGATGTCGCTGGTCGACCGCATTGTCGTGCTCGATTTCGGATCGAAGCTCTGCGAGGGCGCTCCAAGCGCGATCCGCAGCGACGAGCGCGTCCAAGAGGCCTATCTCGGAGGCGTCGCGTGA
- a CDS encoding branched-chain amino acid ABC transporter permease, translating into MTSDIAAILAIDGIATGAVYALVAIGTVLIFTVTRVIFIPFGDIAAFTALTLAALDAKRFPGTGALVVILACLATLIEIISLLRAGEIRLLPRALLLYLVLPVAVVGAAWLVMRMDPPLAIRLVLALMLITPISPLLDRIVFRPIADGTVLLLLTVSVALHFALVGLGLLFFGPEGVRTEPLTSLSTEFAGVLISGQTMLIVIAALVFSGLLYLFFDFTLVGKSLRATAVNRTGSRLMGIRPARAGTIAYLLGSLMAGVSGILIAPVNTVFYDSGFLIGLKAFVGAIVGGMTSYPGAAIGAVGVGILESFASFESSALKDVIVFSLLIPVLIWRSLASLHSEEEIEE; encoded by the coding sequence ATGACGAGCGACATCGCAGCCATTCTTGCGATCGACGGGATCGCCACCGGCGCAGTCTATGCGCTGGTGGCGATCGGGACCGTCCTCATCTTCACGGTGACGCGGGTCATCTTCATCCCCTTTGGTGACATCGCCGCCTTCACGGCGCTGACGCTTGCAGCGCTCGACGCCAAGCGCTTTCCGGGCACGGGAGCACTCGTCGTGATCCTGGCCTGCCTTGCGACCCTGATCGAAATCATCTCGCTCCTGCGCGCCGGCGAGATTCGCCTCCTGCCGCGCGCGCTTCTCCTGTACCTCGTTCTTCCCGTGGCCGTGGTCGGTGCTGCCTGGCTCGTCATGCGCATGGACCCACCCCTTGCCATCCGGCTCGTGCTCGCACTGATGCTGATCACGCCCATCTCACCGCTGCTGGATCGGATCGTCTTCCGCCCGATCGCCGACGGCACCGTGCTGCTGCTGCTGACCGTCTCGGTGGCGCTGCATTTCGCGCTGGTTGGCCTCGGCCTGCTGTTCTTCGGACCCGAAGGCGTCAGAACCGAGCCGCTGACTTCGCTCTCCACGGAATTCGCCGGCGTGCTGATCTCGGGCCAGACCATGCTGATCGTGATCGCGGCGCTCGTCTTCAGCGGCCTGCTCTACCTCTTTTTCGACTTCACGCTGGTCGGCAAATCCCTCCGTGCCACCGCCGTCAATCGGACCGGATCGCGGCTGATGGGGATCCGGCCGGCGCGTGCCGGCACGATTGCCTATCTGCTCGGCTCGCTCATGGCCGGCGTATCGGGCATCCTGATCGCGCCGGTCAACACGGTGTTCTACGATTCCGGCTTCCTGATCGGCCTCAAGGCGTTCGTCGGCGCCATCGTCGGCGGCATGACCAGCTATCCCGGCGCCGCGATCGGCGCCGTCGGGGTCGGCATCCTCGAAAGCTTCGCGTCCTTCGAGAGCAGTGCGCTGAAGGACGTCATCGTGTTCTCGCTCCTGATCCCGGTCCTGATCTGGCGATCCCTCGCCTCGCTGCATTCCGAGGAGGAGATCGAGGAATGA
- a CDS encoding ABC transporter substrate-binding protein, giving the protein MRNTLSILALAAGVLAAPAARADITIGFVTSLSGNGSSIGIPYGRGINAAYEYKKTINGQTVRLIQLDDGSDPSAATRNARKLVEEEKVDLLIGTATAPSTIAMAAVASELKVPMIAVSPIGKLPESPEQWVVSVPQPASLLVKIVADRMKRDGMKNIGYIGFSDAWGDLVYNGAKAAEPIDDIKIQTNERYARTDTSVTAQILKVMAPRPDAVLIGGSGTQGALPLLTLSERGFKGNTYGTVALVNPDFVNVGGKAADGIQVSAGPVIVAEQLPDEHFAKKIALDFRAVYQKTHNIPTTDGFSAYSFDAWLIFANAAERALKSAKPGTAEFRTALRDAILSTKELPGVHAVYNFKPGAVTGVDERSLVVVRLTGGAWKYAP; this is encoded by the coding sequence ATGCGAAATACTCTGAGTATCCTCGCACTCGCTGCCGGCGTCCTGGCGGCGCCCGCCGCTCGGGCCGACATCACCATCGGCTTCGTCACATCACTGAGCGGCAACGGTTCGTCGATCGGCATTCCCTACGGGCGCGGCATCAATGCCGCCTATGAATACAAGAAGACGATCAACGGCCAGACCGTCCGCCTGATCCAGCTCGACGACGGCTCCGATCCGTCGGCCGCGACCCGCAACGCGCGAAAGCTGGTGGAAGAGGAGAAGGTGGACCTCCTGATCGGTACCGCCACGGCACCGTCGACCATCGCCATGGCGGCGGTGGCGAGCGAACTGAAGGTGCCGATGATCGCGGTCTCGCCGATCGGCAAGCTGCCGGAATCGCCGGAGCAATGGGTCGTCTCGGTGCCGCAGCCGGCCTCGCTCCTCGTCAAGATCGTCGCCGATCGCATGAAGCGCGATGGCATGAAGAACATCGGCTATATCGGTTTCTCGGATGCATGGGGCGACCTCGTCTATAACGGCGCCAAGGCCGCCGAGCCGATCGACGACATCAAGATCCAGACCAATGAGCGCTATGCCCGCACCGACACGTCGGTGACCGCGCAGATCCTGAAAGTGATGGCTCCACGCCCCGACGCCGTGCTGATCGGGGGCTCCGGAACGCAAGGCGCACTGCCCCTGCTCACCCTCTCCGAGCGCGGCTTCAAGGGAAACACCTACGGCACGGTGGCACTGGTCAACCCGGACTTCGTCAACGTCGGCGGCAAGGCCGCGGACGGCATCCAGGTCTCCGCCGGCCCCGTGATCGTGGCCGAACAGCTTCCGGACGAGCACTTCGCCAAGAAGATCGCGCTGGATTTCCGCGCCGTCTACCAGAAGACCCACAACATCCCGACCACCGACGGTTTCTCCGCCTACTCGTTCGACGCCTGGCTGATCTTCGCCAACGCCGCCGAGCGCGCGCTGAAGAGCGCAAAGCCCGGTACGGCCGAATTCCGCACGGCGCTGCGCGATGCGATCCTCAGCACCAAGGAGCTGCCAGGCGTGCATGCCGTCTACAACTTCAAGCCGGGCGCCGTGACCGGCGTCGACGAGCGGTCGCTGGTCGTGGTGCGCCTCACCGGCGGCGCCTGGAAGTACGCGCCGTAA
- a CDS encoding aspartate/glutamate racemase family protein, translated as MRIFWQSFVDASANAPYMVLLSEYLNKIAAPGTTVHVEGISPPDREFGRLAELRCAVQAIDNGIAAEEGGFDAFVMGHFQDPGLYELRSALAIPVIGTGEATLLAASQLGRRLGLVTLDPVFEVWHYEQAERYGLGDRVVHVTGMGCKPEDFADAFAGNEAAQARMIRDFVACALPLTERGADVVIPAGVLPGLLIGREHGLKVGHAPVVNCAAVALKSAEMWVQLRRLNGTEPSRGPSFGRASDLARSDFRAMLARNKR; from the coding sequence ATGCGCATCTTCTGGCAGAGCTTCGTTGATGCGAGCGCGAATGCGCCCTACATGGTGCTGCTGTCGGAATACCTCAACAAAATCGCGGCGCCCGGCACGACGGTCCATGTCGAAGGGATTTCGCCGCCGGACCGCGAGTTCGGACGGCTCGCCGAACTGCGCTGCGCGGTCCAGGCGATCGACAACGGCATCGCGGCCGAGGAGGGTGGGTTCGACGCCTTCGTCATGGGACATTTCCAGGATCCCGGTCTCTACGAGCTTCGCTCGGCGCTCGCCATTCCCGTAATCGGGACCGGCGAGGCGACGCTGCTGGCGGCATCGCAGCTCGGCCGGCGCCTGGGTCTCGTCACGCTCGACCCCGTTTTCGAAGTCTGGCACTACGAGCAGGCCGAACGTTACGGTCTCGGTGACCGCGTCGTTCACGTCACCGGCATGGGCTGCAAGCCGGAGGATTTTGCCGATGCGTTCGCGGGCAACGAAGCGGCCCAGGCCCGCATGATCAGGGATTTCGTCGCCTGCGCGCTGCCGTTGACCGAGCGCGGCGCCGATGTCGTGATCCCCGCCGGTGTCCTTCCCGGTCTCTTGATTGGACGGGAGCATGGCCTGAAGGTCGGGCACGCACCTGTCGTCAATTGCGCGGCCGTTGCGCTCAAGAGCGCCGAGATGTGGGTGCAGCTCAGGCGCCTCAATGGCACCGAGCCCAGCCGCGGGCCGAGCTTCGGTCGCGCCAGCGACCTGGCCCGCAGCGATTTTCGCGCCATGCTCGCACGCAACAAGCGTTAG
- a CDS encoding organic hydroperoxide resistance protein has translation MMTPEKILYETEVTATGGRDGKAASSDGLLSVSLSLPKSMGGPGGEGTNPEQLFAAGYAACFLGAVKLVARTRKIVPSAEPSVTAKVAMGPVPVGYALAVELKVDLPGVEKAVAEEVVAGAHERCPYSNATRGNIDVRLTVI, from the coding sequence ATGATGACACCCGAAAAGATCCTGTACGAGACCGAGGTCACGGCCACTGGAGGCCGCGACGGCAAGGCCGCAAGTTCGGACGGTCTCCTGTCGGTCTCGTTGTCCTTGCCGAAATCGATGGGCGGTCCCGGCGGCGAGGGGACCAATCCGGAGCAGCTCTTTGCGGCCGGCTATGCCGCGTGCTTTCTTGGCGCGGTCAAGCTGGTGGCGCGCACGCGGAAGATCGTGCCGTCCGCTGAGCCGTCTGTGACGGCAAAGGTCGCCATGGGGCCGGTCCCGGTCGGATATGCGCTCGCCGTCGAATTGAAGGTCGATCTGCCCGGGGTCGAGAAGGCGGTCGCCGAGGAGGTCGTCGCCGGTGCGCATGAGCGTTGTCCCTATTCGAACGCAACACGCGGCAATATCGACGTCAGGCTGACGGTGATCTGA